In Halogranum gelatinilyticum, the DNA window ACCCCGCGCCGTTCTACGCGCTCGACGAGGTCGACGCCTTCCTCGACGCGGTCAACGCCGAGCGCGTCGGCCAGATGGTCGACGACCTCGCGGGCGACGCGCAGTTCGTCGTCGTCTCGCACCGCTCCGCGCTCTTGGAACGCTCCGAGCGCGCCATCGGCGTGACGATGCAGGAGGACAACGTCAGCGCGGTCACCGGCATCCAGTTCGGTGACGACGACGAGGAGGAGGAGTTGGAGGTCCCGGCGGATGACTGAGGGGCCTGTCTCCGAGGAGGGGCTTCCCGACGACGCGCTTCCGGACGACGTCCCCGAGACCGACGACGACGAGGTCGAGCCGGTCGAACTGCTCGTCCAGTTGGCCGAGGACGGCGAGATCGAGCCGTGGGACATCGACATCGTCGCCGTCACCGACGCCTTCCTTGACCGGCTCGACGCGACGGACCTGCGGACCTCCGGGCGGGCACTGTTCTACGCGAGCGTCCTGCTCCGGATGAAGGGCGACGAGCTGCTCTCGACGGACGAACCCGAGGAGCCGGAGCTCGAACCGTGGGAGCTGGCGATGGAGGGTCGCGAGGAGGAGTTCGACGACGCCGACGGCGGCTTCGATCCGGTCGACGCCCTGGAAGCGGAGATGGACCGCCGTCTCGAACGCAAACGTGCCCGTGGCTCTCCGGAGACGCTGGACGAACTCGTCCGCGAACTCCGAGAGGTCGAGCGCGGCTCGTGGTGGAAGCAGTCCCGCGAGTACGATACCTCCGCGTCGCCGAAGGGCTTCAGCCGCGGGACGCAGACGCTCGACTACCACGCGGCCGACGACTTCCGGCGCGAGGGGGAACCCGGCGAGGAGGACGTGACGGGAACGACCCACGACGAGGACATCGAAGCCACC includes these proteins:
- a CDS encoding segregation/condensation protein A, which encodes MTTTRRRSWRSRRMTEGPVSEEGLPDDALPDDVPETDDDEVEPVELLVQLAEDGEIEPWDIDIVAVTDAFLDRLDATDLRTSGRALFYASVLLRMKGDELLSTDEPEEPELEPWELAMEGREEEFDDADGGFDPVDALEAEMDRRLERKRARGSPETLDELVRELREVERGSWWKQSREYDTSASPKGFSRGTQTLDYHAADDFRREGEPGEEDVTGTTHDEDIEATIEEVQAALSTHYGEGRKEVLFAEIRSAGGRTFQTYLALLFLAHRGAVRLEQDELFGDLWVQDASVAEKEEVEAIAD